The DNA region TCCGGTCGGCTGACCGTCATCGCGGAGCCGCGGCTCGACGATGACAGCGCGACGGCCTGGTATCTCGCGGCTTCCCCGATGCAAATCGACATCATCGTTCTCGGAACGCTCGAGGGCGAGGGAGGGCCGATGGTCGAGAGTCGCGTCGGGTTCGACGTAGACGGGCTCGAGATCAAAGTCCGCCACGACGTCGCGGCGAAGGTCGTCGACTTCCGCGGCCTTTACAAGAATCCGGGCGCGTAATCGGAGGCTGAAGTGAAGAACTTCGTTTCCAACGGAAAGAACATGGAGCTCACCGCCCCCTCGGGCGGTGTCGTGAGCGGGACAGCCTACCTCATCGGTGGGCTTCTCGTGGTCGCAACCCATGACGCCGCGCAGACCCTCCCCTTCCGGGCGCGCGTCGTTGGGGCGGTCGATCATGCGAAAGCCGACGATGCCTGGAGCGAGGGGCTGAAGCTCTACTGGGACAATTCGGCGAAAAAGATCACGGCGACGGCGAGCGGCAACACCTTGGTTGGAGTCGCTATCAAGCCAATCGTCGCCGCCGTTGTTTCGTTGGCGACAGATGCGGACCCGTCCGACTTGCTGATTTCTGGGCTCACGCTTCAAGTTTTGGACTTCGCTCAGCTCGCGACCGATGACGCGGAAGTGACGGTAACGATCAACGGCACGGCGACCGTATTGGTCGAGGGCACGGACTACACGGCAGCGACGAGCGATGACGCGACGGCCACTAGTCTCGCCTCCGCTATCAATGCTCTCGCGGGTGTGAGCGCGGCGGCAGTGACGGATACGGTGACCGTAACGCCGTCGACGGGAATCAGCGCGACTCAGCACACGGTTGGCCGCGTCCGGCTCGACGGGGCGACCCGATAGGAGAAGAGTATGAAAACGTACGCACAAGATGCCGAGGTCGTCGAGTTCACGGCACCTACCGGTGGAGTCGTCAGCGGAACGGCATATCTCATCGGCTCGCTTTTGGTAGTCGCGACTCACAGCGCAGCTCAGACGCTCCCTTTCCGCGGTCGAGTAACCGGCATCGTGGAGCACGCGAAGGTAAGCGCTCAGGCGTGGACCGAAGGGGCGAAGATTTACTGGGACGACACGGCGAAGAACTTCACGACAACGTCTGGCGGTAATACGCTGGTTGGCGTTGCGGCGGCAGCAGCCGCGAACCCTTCCGCCACCGGGAAGGTGCGTCTCGATGGAGTCGCCCGCTAGTTGCTCGATCTCGGGACGCTCCGCTCGACGGTCATCCCGGACGTGATGTTCGATGTTCTCGGCATACCAGCAACCGTTACCCCTCCCGAAGACCTGCCCGTCTCGACGCGGGGCATATGGCTTACGCCACTCGTCGAGGAGCAGCCAATCGGGCGCGACTACAGCCGCAGGGAGCCGCGGCGCGTAATGGCACTTCGGCGTGACGTTTTCTCCGAGGTGCCACGCAATACGCGGGTCATCGCGGCGGAAAAGCCGGGCGGCACGGTACGGAACTGGCGGGTTGACGGGCTCGACGCGACGGAGCCGGACCATTTCCGCGTTGTGCTCGTTCCCGAGAAGGTCACGGCGTAATGGCGGACATCAACGTTCAGATAGACAGCAAGGCGGTGGAGCGTGCCTTGCGGGAAGCGCCTAAGAAGGTGGCGCTAGCGATTTACCGTTCGGTGCGTCGCGGCACTCAGAGCGCTCACACGCTCTCCGGGCGGCTCGTCGCGAGGGAGATGGGGCTTAAGGTTGGAGTTGCCAAGAAAGCGATCGAAGCGACTGAGCCAACCTTCACGAATTTGGAAGGCCAGATTCGCGCATCGCGGAAGCCCATCCCATTGATTCAGTTCGGTGCTAAGGGGCCGCGCCCGTCTAGGGGGAGAGGCAGAGGCGTGACAGTCCGTATTAGTGGTAAGACGCGGCGATACGCTCGCGCATTCATCACCACGGTAGGTCGGCATGAAGGCGTTTTTGAGCGCAGACCAGGAGCGGGGCGGTTGCCTATACGAGAGCTATTCGGCCCGTCAGTCGGGGACGTCTTCCGCGGCAAACAGAACGAGATTCTCCGCCACGGTGCCGAGACGGTGGTCAAGGAGATGAGACGGCAGATCGGGAACATTCTCGGGGGCATCGCTTGAAGTGGAGCCCATCGAGTACGGAATCGTAAAGAACATGCAGGCGGCATTGCAGGGAATCAAGCAGACGGCGGGGTATCACCATACCGTCGAGGCCCTGGCTATAAAACTCGACCCGAATCACAAGGTGGAAGACCTCAAGCCGGAGGACGGTCGGCGCCCGTTCGTTCTAGCGGACTGGAGCTCGCCCGACGCGCTCGATTCCTTCGAAAAGCCCGACCGCATGCTTCGCAACTGGCCGGTTACCGTCCACGCTATAGGCGACGTGGACGTTGAGTCAGACGACGCACGGGCGCTGAAGCACTTTCAGCTTTGCGCAGACGTGGAGACGGCGGTCATCGCAGCGTGGAAGGCGGGCACGCTCGGAAGCACTGTGCAGAACGTCCTCCTTGCATCGAGAGAGCTCCGATTGAATGAGCCCGAAGGCCGCGAGGTCTGGTCGATCATCGGCTGGGTCATCCAGCATCGGCGGGAGCTTGGAGTTCCAAATGGGTAAGAAGGGCGGCGACTTCGAGGCGCCGGCCATTCCACGGCGAGGAAACGCGAAGGCGTACCGATGCCGGGCGGAATTTACGTATCGAATTCTCGAAACAAGCAAGAAGTTCGGCCCCGGACTAGTAATCACG from Vicinamibacteria bacterium includes:
- a CDS encoding phage tail protein; amino-acid sequence: MADINVQIDSKAVERALREAPKKVALAIYRSVRRGTQSAHTLSGRLVAREMGLKVGVAKKAIEATEPTFTNLEGQIRASRKPIPLIQFGAKGPRPSRGRGRGVTVRISGKTRRYARAFITTVGRHEGVFERRPGAGRLPIRELFGPSVGDVFRGKQNEILRHGAETVVKEMRRQIGNILGGIA
- a CDS encoding DUF2190 family protein translates to MKTYAQDAEVVEFTAPTGGVVSGTAYLIGSLLVVATHSAAQTLPFRGRVTGIVEHAKVSAQAWTEGAKIYWDDTAKNFTTTSGGNTLVGVAAAAAANPSATGKVRLDGVAR
- a CDS encoding peptidase U37, producing the protein GGAISVDTLGAGRAAMRAQTGIDGATHLNVNPVYLIVPVAKETIADQYVTVITPQQGSNVNPFSGRLTVIAEPRLDDDSATAWYLAASPMQIDIIVLGTLEGEGGPMVESRVGFDVDGLEIKVRHDVAAKVVDFRGLYKNPGA
- a CDS encoding DUF2190 family protein, coding for MKNFVSNGKNMELTAPSGGVVSGTAYLIGGLLVVATHDAAQTLPFRARVVGAVDHAKADDAWSEGLKLYWDNSAKKITATASGNTLVGVAIKPIVAAVVSLATDADPSDLLISGLTLQVLDFAQLATDDAEVTVTINGTATVLVEGTDYTAATSDDATATSLASAINALAGVSAAAVTDTVTVTPSTGISATQHTVGRVRLDGATR